From a region of the Calonectris borealis chromosome 2, bCalBor7.hap1.2, whole genome shotgun sequence genome:
- the MALSU1 gene encoding mitochondrial assembly of ribosomal large subunit protein 1: MWRAVLAGRRLLRPVSAAVGGAPRPELPPRVAGAPRGGCAAARGAGGGGAGALGAVAERRRSADTVLPKFNIDFVVALLRQENAKDICVIQLPPEIKYCNYFIIVSGSSTRHLHAMAHYMLKMYKHHKEESDPHTQIEGKETDDWLCIDFGSIVMHFMLPETREAYELEKLWTLGSYDDQLAQMTPQSLPEDFIFGLTPNSSDHLETRT, from the exons atGTGGCGGGCGGTGTTGGCCGGGCGCCGGCTGCTGCGGCCTGTCTCCGCCGCCGTGGGGGGCGCTCCCCGGCCGGAGCTGCCCCCTCGGGTGGCCGGGGCAccccgcgggggctgcgcggcggcgcggggcgcgggaggcggcggagccggggcgctgggggcggtggCGGAGCGGCGCCGGTCGGCAG ATACTGTTCTTCCAAAGTTCAACATTGACTTTGTTGTAGCTCTGCTAAGGCAAGAAAATGCTAAAGATATCTGTGTCATCCAGCTACCtccagaaataaaatactgtaattattttataattgtgAGTGGATCTTCAACACGACATCTCCATGCAATGGCACATTACATGCTGAAAATG TACAAGCATCACAAAGAAGAAAGTGATCCTCATACTCAGATTGAAGGGAAAGAGACGGATGACTGGCTGTGCATTGATTTTG GTAGCATAGTGATGCATTTCATGCTGCCAGAGACGCGAGAGGCTTACGAATTAGAGAAGCTATGGACGCTCGGTTCCTATGATGATCAGTTGGCACAGATGACTCCACAGTCACTGCCAGAAGACTTTATATTTGGACTGACTCCTAACAGCAGTGATCATCTTGAGACAAGAACTTAA